The uncultured Sphaerochaeta sp. genome includes a window with the following:
- a CDS encoding FAD-dependent oxidoreductase: MKLLEQTCIAGMKLRNRTYMAPMGTQTNADGSFSDRSIRYYEERAKGGFALIITGANQVTMEYEAKACNVLGTAKAFEQMNFLARRIHNHGAKLCIQLTPGLGRMQFTTGDVRPYSASEVDSFWFPEVKCKAFSKEDIQFLVTKMAEGAATAKNAGADAVELHGYGGYLMDQFQSTLWNKRTDEYGGSLENRMRFSVECVKAIRQAVGPNFPILYKFTPYHGVEGGRELDEGTAMAKILEEAGVDALHVDVGCYEAWYKAINTVYQPPMVQLPVAAEIKKHVTVPVLSQGKMQNPADAEAALQDGKADMIGLGHMAIADPYWVQKVKKNETYDITPCIGCNECLFAGFSGKILHCAVNPLAFAEDYYPVGKDDSSKRILVIGGGPGGIMAALTAEQRGMQVELWEKRNVLGGLLLAAGGPRFKKDVKDYVDYLVGKLHRSSVKVLLMKDGTPEEVLAGGYDKVIFATGATPVMPPIKGIDQEWVTGANDLLTNKKTYGKQVVVVGAGLVGCETACHCAEKADSVTMIEMLPEILATTRHCKNNDQALRQLIEDCKVKSVTSAKVLSFEDGKVIYEKDGKKHTLEADTVAIAAGYKANTELYDALSDKVDCALVGDAENPDNILSAVHHGFHAVRCI; encoded by the coding sequence ATGAAACTTTTAGAACAGACATGCATTGCAGGCATGAAACTACGAAACCGCACCTACATGGCACCGATGGGAACCCAGACGAACGCTGACGGTTCATTCTCCGACAGATCCATTCGTTACTATGAAGAGCGTGCCAAAGGTGGTTTTGCGCTCATCATCACTGGGGCAAACCAGGTGACCATGGAGTATGAGGCAAAGGCCTGTAATGTTCTGGGTACAGCAAAAGCGTTTGAGCAAATGAATTTCCTTGCTCGACGAATCCATAATCATGGTGCAAAACTTTGTATCCAGCTTACCCCAGGATTGGGAAGAATGCAGTTCACCACCGGTGATGTACGCCCATACTCTGCAAGTGAAGTCGATTCATTCTGGTTTCCTGAAGTGAAGTGCAAGGCTTTCAGCAAAGAAGATATCCAGTTCCTCGTCACTAAGATGGCAGAAGGCGCAGCAACAGCCAAGAACGCAGGTGCAGATGCAGTCGAGCTACATGGATATGGTGGGTACTTGATGGACCAGTTCCAGTCAACGCTCTGGAACAAGCGTACTGACGAATATGGTGGTAGCTTGGAAAACCGCATGCGTTTCTCAGTAGAGTGTGTGAAGGCGATTCGCCAGGCTGTAGGACCAAATTTCCCGATTCTTTACAAGTTCACCCCGTACCACGGAGTGGAAGGGGGTAGGGAACTTGACGAAGGAACTGCAATGGCAAAGATACTTGAGGAAGCTGGTGTCGATGCACTCCATGTTGATGTTGGTTGTTATGAGGCTTGGTACAAGGCGATCAATACCGTTTATCAACCACCAATGGTACAGTTGCCAGTTGCCGCAGAGATCAAGAAGCATGTTACAGTCCCTGTACTGTCACAAGGTAAAATGCAGAATCCTGCAGATGCAGAAGCTGCCTTGCAGGATGGAAAGGCCGATATGATCGGATTGGGACATATGGCTATCGCTGACCCATACTGGGTCCAGAAGGTCAAGAAGAATGAAACCTACGACATTACTCCCTGCATTGGCTGTAATGAGTGTCTCTTTGCTGGTTTTAGTGGAAAGATTCTGCATTGTGCTGTGAACCCGCTTGCTTTCGCTGAGGATTATTATCCTGTCGGTAAAGATGATTCCAGCAAGCGTATCCTGGTCATCGGTGGTGGCCCTGGTGGTATTATGGCTGCACTTACTGCAGAGCAGAGAGGCATGCAGGTAGAGCTGTGGGAGAAACGAAATGTGCTTGGTGGATTGTTGCTTGCAGCAGGTGGACCACGCTTCAAGAAGGACGTGAAGGACTACGTCGACTACTTGGTTGGAAAACTGCATCGTAGTAGTGTGAAGGTTTTACTAATGAAAGATGGAACTCCTGAAGAAGTACTTGCTGGTGGGTACGACAAGGTAATCTTTGCCACTGGAGCAACACCCGTTATGCCTCCGATTAAGGGAATTGACCAGGAATGGGTAACAGGGGCAAATGACCTTCTAACCAACAAGAAAACCTACGGAAAGCAGGTTGTGGTAGTTGGCGCTGGCTTGGTCGGATGTGAGACCGCCTGTCACTGTGCAGAGAAGGCAGATTCTGTGACGATGATTGAGATGCTTCCTGAGATTCTTGCAACCACAAGACATTGCAAGAACAATGACCAGGCTCTCCGTCAGTTGATCGAGGACTGCAAGGTGAAGAGTGTAACTTCTGCAAAGGTTCTCTCATTTGAAGATGGCAAGGTCATCTATGAGAAGGATGGTAAGAAACATACACTTGAAGCGGATACAGTCGCAATTGCTGCTGGATATAAAGCAAATACTGAGTTGTATGATGCACTTTCTGATAAGGTCGACTGTGCCTTGGTAGGGGATGCTGAGAATCCAGATAATATTCTCTCTGCAGTGCATCATGGATTCCATGCAGTTCGCTGTATCTAA
- a CDS encoding ABC transporter permease produces MRQSKQSASPRQTLKRWVPLLLITAGLALYISSDALQTTILSFLFPGETQFTHSRKTILQMTGAHITLTIAATLLASVFGIFIGILVTRRAGREFQHLVLKLNAFIQTFPPSAVIILAFPVLGFGWKPALLALFLYSLFPVLGNTIVGFNAVSPAVIDSAKGMGMTWFQQLHIAELPQAFPMIITGIRHSYILNLGTAAIAAVIGGEGLGTIIISGLTLRNSALVLSGTIVISMLAFIGEQVFGLLTVNRISHAGRTEKQATISKEEK; encoded by the coding sequence TTGAGACAATCCAAACAATCAGCATCTCCTAGACAAACGCTCAAGCGATGGGTTCCACTTCTCCTGATCACTGCTGGGTTGGCCCTCTATATCTCCTCAGATGCATTGCAAACAACGATTCTCTCATTCCTGTTTCCTGGTGAGACACAGTTCACCCATTCAAGGAAGACTATTCTGCAGATGACCGGTGCCCACATTACCTTGACGATTGCAGCAACACTGCTTGCCAGTGTGTTTGGTATATTCATTGGCATCCTGGTTACAAGAAGGGCAGGTAGAGAGTTCCAACACCTGGTACTTAAGCTGAATGCTTTTATCCAGACCTTTCCTCCCTCAGCGGTAATAATTCTGGCATTTCCCGTGTTGGGTTTCGGCTGGAAACCAGCCTTGTTGGCGCTGTTTCTCTACTCTCTTTTTCCTGTTCTGGGGAATACTATAGTAGGGTTCAATGCAGTAAGCCCAGCTGTAATCGATTCTGCAAAGGGAATGGGGATGACATGGTTCCAACAACTTCATATTGCTGAGCTCCCACAAGCGTTTCCCATGATAATCACCGGCATCAGACACAGTTACATTCTCAATCTTGGTACCGCCGCCATTGCAGCGGTAATTGGTGGGGAAGGGCTCGGGACAATCATTATCAGTGGTCTTACCTTGCGTAACTCTGCCTTGGTACTCTCCGGCACCATTGTGATCAGCATGCTCGCTTTCATAGGGGAACAGGTATTTGGTCTGCTCACTGTGAATCGAATAAGCCATGCAGGGAGAACTGAGAAACAAGCAACTATATCAAAAGAAGAGAAGTAG
- a CDS encoding TetR/AcrR family transcriptional regulator, translating into MDMKAQIIAKGNELFRDKGYEKVTVNDICEACGITKTTFYYHLKSKQDILLQSYDIIVDNLTPMLRQMLHLPSCWEQIKHLFDYLITQFIALGPELNSQLLIVNLQRKDRALHLRKHLEEIAIDIISMGQERGQFHNSNEPKVLYEAAAYMFTGYEYMWCTLSGDFAWRELFFQSLETLLVVSSDPVSCN; encoded by the coding sequence ATGGACATGAAGGCACAGATTATTGCCAAGGGGAATGAGCTTTTCAGGGATAAAGGATATGAGAAAGTCACCGTGAATGATATCTGCGAAGCCTGTGGCATCACAAAGACCACGTTCTATTATCATCTGAAGTCGAAACAGGACATTCTGTTGCAGAGCTATGATATTATCGTTGACAATCTTACCCCGATGCTAAGACAGATGTTGCATCTACCTTCCTGTTGGGAGCAAATAAAACACCTTTTTGATTATCTCATCACCCAATTCATAGCATTGGGACCTGAGTTGAACAGTCAACTGTTGATCGTGAATCTTCAGAGGAAAGACCGTGCCCTGCACCTGAGAAAGCACCTCGAGGAAATTGCAATAGATATCATCTCCATGGGACAGGAAAGAGGTCAATTTCACAACAGCAATGAACCCAAAGTGCTCTATGAAGCTGCAGCTTATATGTTTACCGGTTATGAATATATGTGGTGTACACTTTCTGGTGACTTTGCCTGGAGAGAATTGTTTTTCCAATCCTTGGAAACATTGCTCGTGGTATCATCGGATCCGGTTTCTTGCAACTAG
- a CDS encoding SatD family protein, whose protein sequence is MDNTQHYVAIIGDIIDSRTLTNRKQVQIQLQQVLQRVNSFAFLDTYKQILDISPFSYSTKKQVQLTNEKNSITSSFTITLGDEFQGLLSDCSHVVSIVDYIERHMWPVRIRFGIGIGEIHTEIIKDSPFGMDGPAYHIARDMLTHLKLSEKKHKEPSTTTRIGIINDENLSLMLNMTFSLLSTLKEGWTEKQQKTLHTFMEGGQYNQQKTAALLGITQPTVNSALSSAHFYTYLHTLAGITSRLSEAC, encoded by the coding sequence ATGGACAACACACAACACTACGTCGCTATTATTGGTGACATTATTGACTCTCGGACTCTTACAAACCGAAAACAGGTCCAGATACAACTGCAGCAGGTCTTGCAGAGAGTAAACAGTTTTGCTTTTTTGGATACCTACAAACAAATCCTAGATATCTCACCCTTTTCATACTCTACTAAAAAACAAGTTCAGCTCACAAATGAGAAGAATTCGATTACTTCCTCCTTCACCATTACCCTAGGAGATGAGTTTCAGGGATTACTAAGTGATTGTTCTCATGTAGTTTCCATTGTTGATTATATTGAACGTCATATGTGGCCGGTACGTATCCGATTTGGTATCGGTATCGGAGAAATCCATACTGAAATCATCAAGGATTCACCGTTTGGAATGGACGGTCCTGCATATCATATTGCACGTGATATGCTTACTCATCTAAAACTAAGCGAAAAAAAACACAAGGAACCATCTACTACCACTCGAATCGGAATTATTAATGATGAGAATCTTTCTCTTATGCTCAACATGACTTTTTCCCTCCTTTCAACCTTGAAAGAAGGCTGGACAGAAAAACAGCAGAAAACATTGCACACGTTCATGGAAGGAGGACAATATAACCAACAGAAAACAGCTGCTCTGCTCGGTATCACCCAACCAACGGTGAATAGCGCATTATCTTCGGCTCATTTTTATACCTACTTGCATACGTTAGCTGGGATAACGAGCAGACTAAGTGAGGCATGTTAA
- a CDS encoding DUF3307 domain-containing protein, with product MNTDIFLFYLLLHILGDYYLQSERLAVSKRNKYPAVLLHSLIYALPFFASLAFMPPSSSLVNSLVFLIILHVCIDTVKFLFHRLEKCKESTLYLADQAVHLISLAGVATLLILAPLAPASWLTGLLNSSNYCPSTILTWAVSILILAKPSNITIKHIISRLGKKEETPRNNAGALIGTLERYIMIILLSLGQFGALALVMAAKSISRYEMLKDKDFAEYYLLGTLLSILIVLVVWLLLFF from the coding sequence ATGAATACTGATATTTTCCTGTTCTATCTCCTGTTACATATATTGGGTGACTACTACCTCCAGAGTGAAAGACTGGCAGTGTCAAAGAGAAACAAATATCCAGCGGTACTGCTCCATAGTCTTATATATGCACTCCCATTTTTTGCCTCCCTAGCATTTATGCCCCCTTCCTCGTCGTTGGTCAATTCACTTGTATTTCTCATCATTCTTCACGTTTGTATAGACACGGTAAAGTTCTTGTTTCACCGACTTGAAAAGTGCAAGGAATCCACACTATATCTGGCCGATCAGGCAGTCCATCTCATCTCACTAGCAGGAGTGGCAACATTACTCATTCTAGCACCATTAGCTCCAGCTTCATGGCTTACCGGTTTGCTAAATTCCAGTAACTATTGCCCTTCAACCATCCTCACCTGGGCTGTCAGTATCTTGATACTTGCAAAACCTTCCAATATTACCATCAAACACATTATTTCACGATTAGGAAAGAAAGAAGAGACACCCCGAAATAATGCTGGGGCCCTGATCGGTACCCTTGAGCGTTATATCATGATAATACTGCTCAGTCTTGGGCAGTTTGGTGCACTGGCTTTGGTAATGGCAGCAAAGTCAATTTCTCGCTATGAGATGCTCAAGGATAAGGATTTTGCAGAGTATTATCTTTTAGGAACCCTCTTGAGTATTCTCATTGTACTTGTAGTATGGCTACTTCTCTTCTTTTGA